In Idiomarina sp. PL1-037, a single genomic region encodes these proteins:
- a CDS encoding LysE family translocator translates to MEIFIAVFFFAFSTTITPGPNNIMIMSSGVNYGVKASLPHFLGICFGFPAMVLVVGMGFGSVLEQFPLLHQLIKVAGTLYLLWLAWVIGSQTPKTIEKGDRKPLTFWQAVLFQWVNGKAWVMATGAVAAFTTVTGTLWSEVIEITAAFLTVAFPCVGIWLIAGAGLRQLLTNHTAQRIFNISMALLLVFSVLPVVEDILQFYFV, encoded by the coding sequence ATGGAAATCTTTATCGCGGTATTTTTCTTTGCTTTCTCAACCACCATAACGCCGGGTCCTAATAACATTATGATCATGTCGTCGGGGGTAAACTACGGAGTTAAAGCCAGCCTGCCGCACTTCCTGGGCATTTGTTTTGGTTTTCCGGCGATGGTGCTGGTGGTTGGTATGGGCTTCGGTTCAGTATTAGAACAGTTTCCACTGCTACACCAGCTGATAAAAGTTGCCGGTACACTTTATTTGCTATGGCTGGCCTGGGTTATTGGCTCACAAACACCAAAAACAATTGAAAAAGGCGACCGCAAACCCCTCACTTTCTGGCAGGCTGTGTTGTTTCAATGGGTTAACGGTAAAGCTTGGGTTATGGCGACTGGTGCAGTTGCGGCGTTTACTACCGTAACTGGAACGCTTTGGTCCGAGGTAATAGAGATAACAGCCGCCTTTTTAACTGTAGCCTTCCCTTGTGTAGGAATTTGGCTCATTGCAGGCGCCGGACTGCGTCAATTGCTGACCAACCACACCGCACAAAGAATTTTTAATATTTCCATGGCCTTACTACTGGTCTTTTCTGTGCTTCCTGTCGTAGAGGATATATTGCAATTTTATTTTGTTTAA
- a CDS encoding sensor domain-containing diguanylate cyclase — MDLKSEQISFDQLISELSTRLINSEPAETYECIEEVIAAIGNYTEADRCYVFEFDDHIENMSNTHEWIRDGNKAHITELQSVALQDLPWFFKEIKAHHKFIANDVEQLPAEAAAEKAEFDREKIQSVICVGLVANQNLLGFVGCDMVRHKRHWEAVDIRRLGLVADMIANTLERQRTYAELIHTQRQLEKANRLLQAQVAQDGLTGIANRRAFDERIHNEIQRASRHKTPLALLIIDIDQFKPYNDHYGHLQGDQALKSVADAMFDQLQRNTDFLARYGGEEFVAVISATDEEKTKESMNQLLEAVRKLKIKHKPSEVEDYLTISIGGYILKPGADESTEDLIACMISKADSALYRAKSDGRNRGYLDT; from the coding sequence ATGGATTTAAAATCTGAGCAAATATCTTTTGATCAGCTTATCTCTGAACTGTCGACCCGTCTTATTAACAGTGAGCCTGCCGAAACTTACGAATGCATAGAAGAAGTTATTGCTGCCATAGGTAACTATACCGAAGCGGATCGCTGTTACGTATTTGAGTTTGATGACCATATCGAGAATATGAGCAACACTCACGAATGGATCCGGGACGGCAATAAAGCACATATCACCGAGTTACAGTCTGTAGCTTTACAAGACTTACCCTGGTTTTTTAAAGAAATTAAAGCACACCACAAATTTATTGCTAACGATGTTGAACAGTTACCCGCGGAAGCTGCCGCTGAAAAAGCCGAATTTGACCGCGAAAAAATTCAATCCGTCATCTGTGTTGGTTTGGTAGCTAATCAGAATCTGCTAGGGTTTGTCGGTTGTGACATGGTGCGGCATAAACGTCACTGGGAGGCTGTTGACATACGACGCCTTGGTCTGGTCGCGGACATGATAGCAAATACCCTTGAGCGGCAACGCACCTACGCTGAACTCATTCATACCCAACGCCAACTAGAAAAGGCCAACCGACTTTTGCAGGCACAAGTTGCGCAAGACGGCTTAACCGGCATAGCTAACCGCCGCGCTTTTGATGAGCGTATTCATAACGAGATACAACGAGCATCGCGTCATAAAACACCATTAGCTTTGCTTATTATTGATATTGACCAGTTCAAACCATATAACGACCACTATGGGCATTTGCAGGGTGACCAGGCTCTGAAGTCTGTTGCTGACGCCATGTTTGATCAGTTACAGCGGAATACCGATTTTCTGGCACGTTATGGTGGCGAGGAGTTCGTTGCGGTTATTTCGGCTACCGATGAAGAAAAAACGAAAGAAAGTATGAACCAGCTGTTAGAAGCTGTACGGAAGTTGAAGATAAAACATAAGCCCTCGGAAGTTGAAGATTATCTAACCATAAGCATTGGGGGCTACATTCTTAAGCCCGGGGCCGATGAAAGCACCGAGGACTTAATTGCCTGCATGATATCTAAAGCAGACTCAGCGCTGTATCGCGCTAAGTCTGATGGTCGCAACCGGGGTTACTTAGACACTTAG
- a CDS encoding DUF885 domain-containing protein, protein MRYSIVALAVLGLLTACGQPQENNSGQNSQTAAEQPKQTEQSSQSETERLNQWFEEKYEEQLQQSPIQMTFLGRKDRYGDIDDMTIAAEKKQLDWLEATVEELKANFDYNKLNLEAQTSYDVWVYQYEQAKRNAEFRGMDYVFDQMRGAHTFLPQFLINFHRVDDAEDMEAYISRLEGGATAIEQLLQRAEQQVENGVRAPRFAYEQIIKEAKGLISGAPFDEESDSSLLEDAKNKLSSLQESDAISAEQADKYEKEVRKVLLERFQPSYEALISFLESDIENTDEIATGVHRLENGEAYYNARLANYTTTDLTADEIHEIGLSEVERLTNEMIAIKEKVEFDGDLQDFFDYIRTDERFFYPNNDEGAEMYLEDSREYLAYINEKLPEYFGILPQADLVVKRVEPFREQDGAAQHYYPGSPDGDRPGIYYAHLSDMSSMPKNEMEAIAYHEGNPGHHMQISIAQELESVPEFRTQAGFTVYSEGWGLYSEQLAKEMGAYEDPYSDFGRLTTEIWRAVRLVVDTGMHAKGWTEEEAVKYFQEHTPIAEGAVRSEVRRYLVMPGQATAYKIGMIRILELREEAKEALGDKFDIRGFHDTVLGGGALPLHILERRVEQWVEEQKKA, encoded by the coding sequence ATGCGTTATTCCATTGTCGCCCTGGCTGTTTTGGGCTTATTAACGGCTTGTGGGCAACCGCAAGAGAACAATTCTGGCCAAAATTCTCAAACGGCTGCTGAGCAACCTAAACAGACTGAGCAAAGCTCGCAATCTGAAACCGAACGTCTGAATCAGTGGTTTGAGGAAAAATACGAAGAACAACTTCAGCAAAGCCCCATTCAAATGACTTTCCTGGGCCGTAAAGATCGCTACGGCGACATTGATGATATGACCATAGCCGCAGAGAAAAAGCAGTTAGATTGGCTGGAAGCAACCGTTGAAGAGCTGAAAGCGAACTTTGACTACAACAAGCTAAACCTTGAAGCTCAGACGTCTTACGACGTTTGGGTTTATCAATACGAACAAGCCAAGCGTAATGCTGAATTCCGCGGCATGGACTACGTATTTGACCAAATGCGTGGTGCGCACACCTTCCTGCCGCAGTTTTTAATTAACTTTCACCGGGTTGATGATGCCGAAGACATGGAAGCTTATATTTCCCGTCTGGAAGGCGGGGCAACGGCTATTGAGCAATTATTGCAGCGTGCTGAACAGCAAGTAGAGAATGGTGTTCGAGCGCCGCGTTTTGCGTACGAGCAAATTATTAAAGAAGCCAAAGGGCTGATCTCCGGCGCGCCGTTTGACGAAGAAAGCGACTCAAGTTTACTCGAAGATGCTAAGAACAAACTTAGCTCTCTTCAGGAAAGTGATGCGATCTCCGCTGAGCAGGCCGACAAATACGAAAAAGAAGTGCGTAAAGTGCTACTAGAACGTTTCCAGCCAAGTTACGAAGCGCTTATTAGCTTTTTGGAAAGTGACATTGAAAACACCGACGAAATCGCAACCGGCGTGCATCGTCTGGAAAACGGCGAAGCTTACTATAATGCCCGTTTAGCCAACTATACGACCACCGACTTAACGGCCGATGAAATTCATGAGATTGGCCTGAGTGAAGTCGAGCGTCTGACTAATGAAATGATAGCTATTAAAGAGAAAGTCGAATTTGACGGCGATTTGCAGGACTTTTTCGATTATATACGTACTGATGAGCGCTTCTTCTACCCGAACAACGACGAAGGCGCAGAGATGTATCTGGAAGATTCGCGTGAATATCTGGCTTACATTAATGAGAAGCTGCCGGAATATTTCGGTATTTTGCCGCAAGCCGATTTGGTAGTAAAACGCGTTGAACCCTTCCGCGAACAAGACGGCGCCGCCCAGCACTATTACCCCGGTTCGCCTGATGGTGATCGTCCGGGTATTTACTATGCGCATTTGTCCGATATGAGCTCGATGCCGAAAAATGAGATGGAAGCTATTGCTTATCATGAAGGTAATCCGGGTCACCACATGCAAATTTCCATTGCGCAGGAACTGGAGTCCGTACCGGAGTTTCGTACTCAGGCTGGCTTTACGGTTTATAGCGAAGGCTGGGGTTTATATTCAGAGCAGTTAGCCAAGGAAATGGGTGCCTATGAAGACCCTTACTCTGACTTTGGCCGCTTAACCACGGAAATTTGGCGTGCCGTGCGCTTAGTTGTGGATACCGGCATGCATGCTAAAGGCTGGACTGAAGAAGAAGCGGTTAAGTACTTCCAGGAGCACACCCCAATTGCTGAAGGGGCTGTGCGTTCAGAAGTTCGTCGTTATCTGGTTATGCCGGGTCAGGCAACCGCTTATAAAATTGGCATGATCCGAATTCTGGAACTGCGCGAAGAAGCCAAAGAAGCTCTGGGTGACAAGTTCGATATCCGTGGTTTCCATGACACCGTTCTTGGTGGTGGCGCACTGCCATTGCACATTCTGGAGCGTCGTGTTGAGCAATGGGTAGAAGAACAGAAAAAAGCCTAA
- a CDS encoding threonine aldolase family protein, with translation MSVSISEKTKQAYQHAVEQASASLLRQPQNSMADELRLLAEQLQPNEKRDVYGSGSLINDFEDEVAELLGKPAALFLPTGTLAQPLALRVHADERQRNGVALHPTSHLMLHEKMGFEALWKLNGTTTGFADKPITLNDLKSVQTDDLASVLLELPMREIGGQLPNWDDLVMQSEWARQHNIAIHLDGARLWQVPRAYDCSLPEVCELFDSVYVSFYKDLGGISGAILAGSESFIEQAKIWARRAGGNIITQYPQVLSARYGLKENLPIMPEAVNYARALGEALNTLDGVRVNPEMPQVAMFHLHFALKANELSEKITDYASNTGVVLLPLPRAEISDEAICEISIGRNAMSQPQSFWLRHFKAFLKTF, from the coding sequence ATGTCAGTCTCAATTAGTGAAAAAACCAAACAGGCATACCAACACGCCGTTGAACAGGCCAGCGCGTCGCTTTTGCGGCAACCGCAGAACTCAATGGCAGACGAACTGAGGCTGCTTGCGGAACAACTGCAACCGAATGAGAAAAGAGACGTTTATGGCAGCGGCTCGCTTATTAATGACTTTGAAGATGAAGTAGCAGAGTTATTAGGCAAACCCGCAGCGTTGTTTTTGCCAACCGGTACTCTGGCGCAGCCTTTGGCCTTGCGCGTGCATGCCGATGAGCGCCAGCGCAACGGCGTGGCTCTGCACCCAACCTCGCATTTAATGCTGCACGAAAAAATGGGCTTTGAAGCTTTATGGAAGCTCAACGGCACTACCACGGGTTTTGCCGATAAACCCATAACGCTTAACGACCTCAAGTCGGTGCAAACGGATGATTTAGCGAGCGTACTACTGGAATTGCCCATGCGCGAAATTGGCGGACAACTGCCCAATTGGGACGACTTAGTCATGCAGTCAGAGTGGGCCAGACAACACAATATTGCGATCCATCTGGACGGGGCGCGCCTATGGCAGGTGCCGAGAGCTTATGACTGTTCACTACCTGAGGTCTGTGAGTTATTTGACTCGGTTTATGTCAGCTTTTATAAAGATTTAGGCGGCATTTCAGGAGCCATTCTGGCAGGCTCAGAGAGCTTTATTGAGCAAGCGAAAATATGGGCTCGCCGTGCTGGCGGCAATATTATTACTCAATACCCCCAGGTGCTGTCTGCCCGCTACGGCCTAAAAGAAAACCTGCCAATTATGCCGGAAGCCGTAAATTACGCCCGCGCACTTGGAGAAGCGCTGAACACGCTAGATGGCGTACGGGTTAACCCAGAAATGCCGCAAGTAGCCATGTTTCATCTGCATTTTGCTTTAAAAGCCAATGAGCTCAGTGAAAAAATAACGGATTACGCCAGCAATACCGGAGTCGTATTATTACCCCTGCCAAGAGCTGAAATAAGCGATGAAGCCATTTGCGAGATTTCAATTGGCAGAAACGCCATGTCGCAACCACAAAGCTTTTGGCTGCGACACTTTAAGGCGTTTTTGAAAACATTCTAG
- a CDS encoding DUF6746 family protein gives MKLFSMMAAGAALLFNVAAMADDDDQQYQHFKPEPAENLEQAIMNLNEYNAKLEEIVNGDLTSQDMAKVHELTYTLEVALARLSKELNVAANSLEEVHLGSEQMNKQRVKGFGKSYLDTLNHILGGHRKHHEGDRKHQMGDHKKHH, from the coding sequence ATGAAGCTTTTTTCCATGATGGCCGCAGGCGCCGCACTACTTTTTAACGTAGCGGCAATGGCCGACGACGATGATCAGCAATACCAACATTTTAAACCAGAGCCAGCCGAGAATCTGGAGCAGGCTATTATGAACCTGAACGAGTATAACGCGAAGCTAGAGGAAATCGTGAATGGCGATTTAACCTCTCAGGACATGGCCAAAGTTCATGAACTGACGTACACACTGGAAGTGGCGCTAGCGCGTTTAAGTAAAGAGCTGAATGTTGCAGCAAACTCGCTGGAAGAAGTTCATCTGGGCTCTGAGCAAATGAATAAACAGCGCGTTAAAGGCTTTGGTAAGAGCTACTTAGACACGCTGAACCATATCTTGGGTGGGCATCGCAAACACCATGAAGGGGACCGCAAACACCAGATGGGCGACCACAAAAAACACCATTAA
- a CDS encoding ABC transporter ATP-binding protein → MFSWFERRLNPFPTEEPTQAPTGFFAFCWHFTKGATPFIALTALLMAAIAIAEVWLFGFFGQIVDWLAAQDKETLLNDQFWPLLGMSILVLVGLPLLVWFHSLLTHQTLLGNFPMRIRWLGHRYLMKQSMSYYQDEFAGRVATKLMQTSLALRQCIMTFIEVVNYVAVYFLGMFVIIGSADWRMMLPLACWLILYALLLRYFVPKLGKISAEQADARSNMTGRIVDSYTNIQTVKLFSHSLREAEFAHEGMDTFLGTVHKQMRLVTQLYGFLYFINCALLFSSAATAIVLWMDNAVTLGAVAVVIGLVLRLFGMSQMVMWQMSTLFESIGTVQDGIGSIAVPQRIIDEPNAPALNVTSGDINFDHVRFHYGKGHGVMDDFNLHIKPGEKVGIVGRSGAGKSTLVNLLLRFYDVEGGEVRIDDKPIHKVQQDSLRASIGMVTQDTSLLHRSVRDNILYGRPDASEEDLMKAIRQAHCEEFIADLSDSKGRTGLDAHVGERGVKLSGGQRQRIAIARVMLKDAPILILDEATSALDSEVENAIQENLYKLMQGKTVIAIAHRLSTIAAMDKLVVMDQGQIIEQGSHEQLLAQDGLYAKLWRHQSGGFLAEET, encoded by the coding sequence ATGTTTTCCTGGTTTGAGCGCCGATTAAACCCTTTTCCTACGGAGGAACCCACTCAGGCTCCTACCGGATTTTTTGCATTCTGCTGGCATTTCACTAAAGGGGCGACCCCTTTTATTGCACTAACCGCGCTACTTATGGCCGCTATTGCCATTGCCGAAGTCTGGTTATTTGGCTTTTTTGGGCAAATTGTTGACTGGCTGGCAGCGCAGGACAAAGAAACCTTATTAAACGATCAGTTTTGGCCATTGCTTGGAATGAGCATTCTGGTGTTAGTCGGTTTGCCCTTGCTGGTCTGGTTTCACTCCCTGCTGACTCACCAGACATTGCTGGGTAACTTCCCCATGCGCATTCGTTGGCTGGGTCACCGTTATTTGATGAAACAGTCCATGAGTTACTATCAGGACGAGTTTGCCGGCCGGGTCGCCACCAAATTAATGCAGACTTCACTCGCACTGCGGCAGTGCATCATGACCTTTATTGAGGTTGTGAACTACGTCGCTGTCTACTTCCTTGGTATGTTTGTCATTATTGGTAGTGCCGACTGGCGTATGATGCTGCCACTGGCTTGCTGGCTCATTCTGTACGCTCTGTTGTTACGCTACTTTGTGCCTAAACTGGGTAAAATATCAGCCGAACAGGCTGACGCCCGCTCTAATATGACCGGGCGCATTGTCGACTCCTATACCAACATTCAAACCGTTAAGTTGTTCTCACACTCGCTGCGCGAGGCCGAGTTTGCGCACGAGGGCATGGACACTTTTCTGGGAACAGTGCATAAGCAAATGCGCCTGGTTACGCAGCTTTACGGCTTTCTCTACTTTATAAACTGCGCATTGTTGTTCAGCTCTGCCGCTACCGCCATTGTGTTGTGGATGGATAATGCTGTGACCTTAGGTGCTGTTGCAGTGGTTATCGGTCTGGTTCTGCGCTTATTTGGTATGTCACAAATGGTCATGTGGCAAATGTCGACGCTGTTTGAAAGCATTGGTACCGTTCAGGACGGTATTGGCTCAATTGCTGTACCACAGCGCATTATCGATGAGCCCAATGCGCCCGCTTTAAACGTGACTTCCGGCGACATTAATTTTGATCATGTTCGCTTCCATTATGGCAAAGGTCATGGCGTTATGGATGACTTTAATTTGCACATTAAGCCGGGCGAAAAAGTCGGTATTGTCGGACGCTCCGGAGCGGGAAAGTCCACGCTGGTGAATTTGTTGTTACGCTTCTACGACGTTGAGGGCGGCGAAGTTCGTATTGATGATAAACCCATTCATAAAGTGCAGCAGGACAGTTTGCGCGCCAGCATTGGCATGGTGACTCAGGACACTTCTTTGCTGCACCGCTCAGTACGCGACAATATTTTGTACGGACGCCCCGACGCCAGTGAAGAGGACTTAATGAAGGCAATACGGCAGGCGCATTGCGAGGAGTTCATTGCGGACTTAAGTGACAGCAAAGGTCGTACCGGTCTGGATGCGCATGTCGGCGAACGCGGCGTAAAACTTTCAGGTGGTCAGCGCCAGCGAATTGCTATTGCCCGTGTCATGTTAAAAGATGCGCCCATTCTGATTCTGGACGAAGCAACCTCAGCGCTGGATTCCGAAGTAGAAAACGCCATTCAGGAAAACCTGTATAAACTCATGCAGGGTAAAACAGTTATCGCTATTGCCCACCGCTTATCCACTATTGCTGCTATGGACAAACTAGTGGTAATGGATCAGGGTCAGATTATAGAGCAGGGCAGCCACGAACAGCTGCTTGCTCAGGATGGACTCTACGCCAAATTATGGCGCCACCAGTCCGGTGGCTTCCTGGCCGAGGAAACTTAA
- a CDS encoding methyl-accepting chemotaxis protein, with the protein MVQTNDRAKFQAINNDTIFVVTFGNDTRIRDAKPAFQSLLKETNDELKHRTRTNIVGEVPKAVLDEIDNAVRNESPWRGVLPIRVAEGRIAWFEVFVRGTYRRGKVTGAQWLMTYAPHELASKAEKMYQSGSLNRRVSMQTVLGAIAGLILILASAMINWWAVIPTGLAFLITYYLLSPGRKYAEQLNSLEGEYAPIQQRIYADSSTLGALLYELMLKDSAMTAVISRLDNGTEALAETLSSTRQRSEHTLDMSQQAVAAIEQVATAMEEMSMTVADIATNASESSSSAEDARNTVNHAAEFISNTSDKMSYLVQQVSASANTTEDLVERSEMVRTVSQQIDSIAEQTNLLALNAAIEAARAGESGRGFSVVADEVRNLSKRTQQAVDEIDETITGMAGAIEKWDRQMAEQRELAEECGELGQQSKNEMVSIQDAITDISDRMTQIATAAEEHSQAVGEVRNGINQVNDTSKETHEVAIANAEDVQSVSRRVTEFRSLVAAFEDDDD; encoded by the coding sequence ATGGTGCAGACAAACGATCGGGCTAAATTTCAAGCAATAAATAATGACACAATATTTGTTGTTACCTTCGGTAACGATACCCGCATTCGGGACGCCAAACCTGCTTTTCAATCCCTTTTAAAAGAAACCAATGATGAACTCAAACATCGCACTCGCACCAATATTGTTGGTGAGGTTCCTAAAGCCGTGCTGGATGAAATAGACAATGCGGTGCGTAATGAGAGCCCGTGGCGTGGTGTCTTACCTATAAGAGTAGCCGAAGGCAGAATAGCCTGGTTTGAAGTTTTTGTCCGGGGAACTTACCGCAGAGGAAAAGTAACCGGAGCTCAATGGTTAATGACTTATGCGCCACATGAGCTTGCCTCCAAAGCGGAGAAAATGTACCAGTCTGGCAGTTTAAACCGCCGGGTATCCATGCAGACTGTGCTTGGAGCTATAGCAGGTTTAATCTTAATTCTTGCTTCAGCAATGATTAACTGGTGGGCGGTAATACCTACAGGGCTCGCCTTTTTAATAACCTATTATTTGCTGAGCCCCGGACGTAAATATGCGGAGCAGTTGAATTCTCTGGAGGGTGAATATGCTCCAATCCAACAGCGCATATACGCGGATAGCTCAACTCTGGGCGCATTGCTGTATGAGTTAATGTTAAAAGACAGTGCAATGACTGCTGTGATATCGCGGTTAGATAATGGTACAGAAGCGCTGGCCGAAACGTTAAGCAGCACAAGACAACGTTCTGAGCATACTCTGGATATGTCGCAACAAGCGGTTGCCGCTATAGAGCAAGTTGCGACTGCCATGGAAGAAATGTCAATGACGGTGGCTGATATCGCCACTAATGCCAGTGAATCGTCCAGCTCCGCAGAAGATGCCCGAAATACGGTGAATCATGCGGCAGAATTCATTTCAAATACTTCGGACAAGATGAGTTATCTAGTACAACAAGTTTCAGCCAGTGCTAATACTACTGAAGATCTTGTTGAGCGCTCAGAAATGGTTCGTACGGTTAGTCAGCAAATTGATTCAATTGCAGAGCAAACCAACTTGCTGGCACTAAATGCTGCGATTGAGGCTGCCCGGGCGGGAGAGTCAGGTCGCGGATTCTCTGTTGTTGCAGATGAAGTAAGGAATTTATCGAAGCGTACTCAGCAAGCTGTTGACGAAATTGATGAAACCATTACCGGAATGGCTGGGGCGATTGAAAAATGGGATCGACAGATGGCCGAGCAACGGGAACTGGCGGAAGAATGCGGTGAACTTGGTCAGCAGTCGAAGAATGAAATGGTTTCAATTCAAGATGCGATCACTGATATCAGTGACCGCATGACTCAAATTGCAACAGCTGCAGAAGAGCACAGTCAGGCCGTCGGTGAAGTTCGTAATGGCATAAACCAGGTTAACGATACCTCAAAAGAGACTCACGAAGTCGCTATTGCTAACGCAGAAGATGTTCAGAGTGTCTCCAGGCGCGTGACTGAGTTCCGCTCGCTGGTTGCCGCCTTTGAAGACGACGACGATTAA
- a CDS encoding mechanosensitive ion channel family protein, which translates to METDSLKDVAGLFKTLDGFAIFEIAVIFAVALAAVWFTQRVLPWVAAHLHGKRRLYILAMVPMVRIVVLVIALVMIMPRVIEPTIQNMVATLGAAGLAIGFALKDYVSSLIAGVVAIHEMPYRPGDWIEVDGSYGEVTHIGMRTVELVTNDDTVIWVPHLKLWDNLIHNANNGGPSLMCIAEFYAQPEADAYQIRDALEEVALTSPYLQLGKPIAVTAAEQPWGTKYRLKAYPIDPRQQFQFITDMTARGKKRLMELDVRFAKVESDEAYQLNR; encoded by the coding sequence ATGGAAACCGATTCATTAAAAGACGTCGCCGGGCTATTTAAGACACTGGACGGCTTTGCCATTTTTGAAATTGCTGTGATTTTTGCCGTGGCACTAGCTGCTGTATGGTTCACCCAACGAGTTTTGCCCTGGGTTGCAGCACATTTGCATGGCAAAAGGCGGTTATACATTTTGGCTATGGTGCCAATGGTCCGTATAGTGGTTCTGGTCATTGCACTGGTCATGATCATGCCCCGAGTTATAGAGCCGACTATACAAAATATGGTGGCGACACTAGGTGCCGCGGGTCTGGCAATAGGTTTTGCGTTAAAAGATTATGTCAGCAGCTTAATAGCCGGCGTGGTAGCTATTCATGAAATGCCCTACCGTCCGGGCGACTGGATAGAAGTGGATGGCAGCTATGGCGAAGTCACCCATATTGGCATGCGAACAGTTGAACTGGTTACTAATGATGACACCGTTATTTGGGTGCCACATTTGAAGCTCTGGGATAACTTAATTCATAATGCCAATAATGGCGGGCCCAGCTTAATGTGTATTGCTGAGTTTTATGCGCAGCCGGAAGCCGACGCCTATCAAATTCGTGACGCGCTGGAAGAAGTGGCACTGACCAGCCCTTATCTGCAACTCGGTAAGCCAATAGCGGTTACCGCCGCAGAACAACCCTGGGGCACAAAGTATCGCTTAAAAGCCTACCCAATTGACCCCAGGCAACAGTTTCAGTTTATTACCGACATGACCGCCCGGGGCAAAAAACGGTTAATGGAACTGGACGTACGCTTCGCCAAGGTTGAATCGGACGAAGCGTACCAGCTAAACCGTTGA
- a CDS encoding Hsp20 family protein: MATIDLSPLYRSSVGFDRMASLLDSALRSDTGATGYPPYNIELVAENQYAITLAVAGFEEDDLEIEVENGVLRVTGKKAEENEKREYLHRGIANRAFERKFSLAEHIEVTGAALKNGLLTVGLVKNIPEAMKPKRINIGSSTKDLLENRSKSKESAA, translated from the coding sequence ATGGCAACTATCGACTTAAGCCCTCTATATCGTAGCAGTGTAGGTTTCGACCGTATGGCATCTTTGCTGGATTCGGCACTACGCTCAGATACTGGTGCAACCGGATATCCTCCCTACAACATTGAACTGGTAGCAGAAAACCAGTACGCCATTACGCTGGCAGTTGCAGGTTTTGAAGAGGATGATCTGGAAATTGAAGTAGAGAACGGCGTGCTTCGTGTGACCGGCAAAAAAGCCGAAGAAAACGAAAAACGCGAGTATCTGCACCGCGGCATTGCAAACCGTGCCTTCGAGCGTAAGTTCAGCCTGGCTGAACACATTGAAGTCACCGGCGCAGCCTTAAAGAACGGTCTGTTAACGGTCGGCTTGGTGAAGAATATTCCTGAAGCCATGAAGCCGAAACGTATCAACATTGGCAGCTCAACTAAAGACCTGCTGGAAAATCGTTCCAAAAGTAAGGAAAGTGCTGCTTAA